One part of the Vanessa cardui chromosome 2, ilVanCard2.1, whole genome shotgun sequence genome encodes these proteins:
- the LOC124541915 gene encoding zinc finger protein GLI2-like → MLVFPQMRPQIRDEGCRVSKWIPAERFAPYFARTNVLPQLPPKDEDEDSLGGSSPEHTSDSGFETSEGTCGWRGCGLRFPNVARLSAHIARVHAHAHRDGLFYCCWKDCSRPQRGFNARYKMLVHVRTHTNERPHTCNQCQKSFSRAENLKIHLRSHSGEKPYVCPYEGCGKAYSNSSDRFKHTRTHTVDKPYCCKVPGCNKRYTDPSSLRKHVKTYKHFINEKDNPRRESSDERQSSDSYSPLRENIIYNQQPTSPSSMSYSPPCMTSPTLPYKSITSYSGSALGAPLSYIPAMDRVAYMRPLKQVYPIRVPSHEMSYLEYSQMYDHAYRNYYTCGLNYSVLRPTINEKTFPTAPNTFGDTFQESSEKYECIEEVPLNLICVKRLDCKPIEELELVRHTDLPLDLSTKS, encoded by the exons atgttAGTGTTTCCGCAAATGCGACCGCAGATTCGCGATGAAGGATGTAGGGTATCAAAGTGGATACCGGCGGAAAGATTCGCTCCTTACTTTGCAAGGACAAACGTTTTACCGCAACTTCCACCAAAG gaTGAAGACGAAGACTCTTTAGGAGGATCGTCTCCAGAACACACAAGCGATTCTGGATTTGAAACCAGTGAAGGAACATGTGGCTGGAGGGGATGCGGTTTGAGGTTTCCGAACGTAGCTCGCCTGTCCGCACACATCGCCAGGGTTCACGCTCACGCACACAGAGACGGCCTTTTTTATTGCTGTTGGAAAGACTGTTCAAGACCTCAACGTGGTTTTAATGCgag ATACAAAATGTTGGTACACGTCCGGACCCATACTAACGAACGCCCGCACACCTGCAACCAATGCCAAAAGAGTTTCTCTCGGGCTGAAAACTTGAAAATTCATCTCCGATCACACTCCGGTGAAAAACCATACGTCTGTCCTTATGAG ggATGCGGCAAAGCCTACTCAAATTCCAGTGACCGCTTCAAGCACACTCGTACGCACACAGTCGACAAGCCCTACTGTTGTAAGGTCCCCGGCTGCAACAAGCGGTACACAGACCCATCCAGTCTCAGAAAACACGTCAAGACTTACAAGCACTTCATCAATGAAAAGGATAATCCGAGACGGGAATCGTCTGACGAACGACAAAGTTCTGACAGCTATTCCCCGTTacgtgaaaatataatttacaaccaGCAGCCCACATCGCCCTCCTCCATGTCATACAGCCCCCCCTGTATGACGTCACCTACATTACCATATAAATCTATTACGTCATACTCGGGGTCTGCCTTGGGCGCACCCTTGAGCTATATTCCTGCTATGGACCGGGTTGCGTATATGAGACCCCTAAAACAAGTGTACCCAATAAGGGTCCCTTCACATGAAATGTCATATTTGGAATATTCCCAAATGTACGACCATGCTTACAGAAACTATTATACATGTGGCCTTAACTACTCTGTATTAAGACCAACAATTAACGAAAAGACGTTCCCGACGGCACCGAATACATTTGGTGACACGTTTCAAGAATCATCTGAGAAGTATGAATGTATTGAGGAAGTGCCCCTAAATTTAATCTGTGTCAAACGCTTGGACTGCAAACCTATCGAGGAACTAGAACTAGTCAGACATACAGACTTGCCTTTAGATTTAAGTACTAAAAGTTAA
- the LOC124541186 gene encoding 2-oxoglutarate-Fe(II) type oxidoreductase ppzD-like has protein sequence MAAVQEETLLSRCEIPIIDLAHIGTDVCPMKSVVRRIGQQLFAALNNKGLAMLVNHGIADEKLKAVYADLDNFCALPEGCQAQYLRNPASNHGYVKPGMEQFDTTKKELRHSFNITTLSASAMPAQEEVPEFLKHTIPLAQDLTNLSRVLLQALAYAFGLPPATLLACHSGMLKSDGCNPSTMRLLYYPPVPPEDEGPCCHGDGIAYTRCGAHSDRCTFTLVAQDSEGGLEVKLNGSEKWQAVGHLQGAILVQTGELLASWTTNLLPALMHRVVVPSGTYARARGRHCVAFFCHPDNDAVIPALSRVAPAPAPPVFTPHTHLTLHHRLLNAAHHLQKRFRETYA, from the exons gtaCGGATGTTTGTCCCATGAAGTCAGTTGTGAGGCGTATTGGTCAGCAGTTATTTGCGGCTTTGAATAACAAGGGGCTTGCCATGCTTGTTAATCATGGGATCGCTGATGAGAag TTGAAAGCCGTTTACGCTGATTTGGATAACTTTTGCGCTCTACCCGAGGGTTGTCAAGCGCAATACCTTCGCAATCCAGCCAGCAATCACGGTTACGTAAAACCCGGAATGGAACAATTTGATACGACTAAAAAG GAACTGCGTCACTCGTTCAACATCACGACATTATCGGCGTCGGCGATGCCGGCTCAGGAGGAGGTACCGGAGTTCCTTAAGCACACGATCCCGCTCGCGCAAGACCTCACCAACCTTTCACGTGTACTTTTACAAGCTTTGGCTTATGCTTTTG GTCTTCCCCCAGCTACTCTTCTCGCGTGTCACTCAGGGATGCTGAAGAGCGACGGTTGCAATCCGTCCACGATGCGGCTGCTGTACTACCCTCCCGTGCCCCCCGAGGACGAGGGGCCCTGTTGCCATGGTGATGGCATAGCGTACACTCGCTGTGGAGCACATTCCGACAGGTGTACCTTCACTTTGGTTGCACAGGACTCGGAAGGCGGACTCGAG GTCAAACTCAACGGAAGCGAGAAGTGGCAGGCCGTAGGACATCTGCAAGGGGCAATACTCGTCCAGACCGGAGAACTTTTAGCTTCCTGGACAACTAACTTGCTACCAGCTCTT ATGCACCGCGTGGTCGTCCCGTCGGGCACGTACGCGCGCGCGCGCGGCCGCCATTGCGTCGCGTTCTTCTGCCATCCCGACAACGACGCCGTGATCCCGGCGCTGTCCCGCGTGGCGCCCGCCCCCGCGCCGCCCGTCTTCACCCCGCACACGCACCTCACGCTGCACCACCGCCTTCTCAACGCGGCGCATCACCTCCAGAAACGCTTTAGGGAAACGTACGCGTGA